atattctgcctaaagagtagtgtgtatctatcaagaataatttagccatttattacgtagtaagtagttaactctgattaaaaatagctataataatcagatatagcctcatagtcttcataataaacatgcagaattattaatggcagcatgctagcgtaataaccacactgggactgaaggaacagaaaagaggagagatttattgaaacattaggagttacaactcagtcagccagcctatccaatgggatcagtgggaccggagggtcagttgtagaagacggaatctcgggatcctgaggagaagttggagagtaatcagtgggagaagttgggggcgaatagtcaggagaagactgaggaatatcatgaacactgtaaggcataggcacaaattcaggagaaagttggggaatgtcaggggaattaggaaatgaagaggagtcagaggaagaatcattagaggagatctcaacagggaaatcctcagtctggacgccttgagaggtggtgcgtgtccaatgccagtagaaggtctgagtagactgatcacaggttgtggggtgaaattgggtgctctgatcaagacagacggtatctctcacgatatggtgagcgaggtaaggagactcaggaatagaggattcagataggtgctccaggaaaccagtaagttcaatggccagacaggatagctgatactggcgatagcgtcgcagagcacccctgggacttctccggaagatagcgcggcgggctgactgagctagaaaaaataatgggaaatgagtgaagatgagtgaagtgcatattgtgtgactatgtagtcagcaaaagagagcgtgtactaaggcaggaggaacacagtgtgggaagtaggccaggtcactgtgacatgacagtgataggcacaatagcattggaatactagcaaccaacagtgatgaaaagagaaaaggatatgaggcagcttaatggcacagcttagtttaaaattagtaaaacaaaacttagatcaagtaggtagagagaaaagtcatcaggacatagaggaagagagcaaggtacttacacattgttgtggagggcaacgcgcgaggtcaggatgagccgaggaagcacctttaagaggtgatggtcaaatgaagtcaataaggaagtggcgcctataagtaagggccaatttttataaaaatggttgacttagcctaaaattaaggggaactggtgaggaggaaaattgacgtcatcgaggggaggatggtatcaatttaggggcggtatcgggacaaatgcgaaaataatgggaactgggaaaacgtatgtaaactaaggaaggagggactaaagtagccatacactgaatataatgggaaattgctggaaatatttaaattagagaaaaggaggcacctcggggcgcctggggtataagtagaggggactttttcggggttttggagaccagctgctctcttcagatatgcatgttgttgactgcatgactgaataaagaaacccgcttcttctcatctgttgactgagatctctgttatttcggctaagttttatagattgtggaggtcattgggaaagctaagagtaatagatacaaacaaaatccactcggagggggctctgagttccgacaaggGATGGCCACAAAAAACCTCTGTTGGATCAGCTGGGTGGTTCAGTGGATACCTGGGTGTCTCCAAAAATGGGTaattaggccagcagagaaggccttgctggccctgatggcccaGCACTGGTTATTGCCCATTGCTTTAGCTTCGCTGTCTCCAATGTCTGTAGCATGACCTTGTTCTTATGAACATTTACTTAATATTTTAAGAATGGAAGCAACCTGACACTCCGCATGTGAAGAATTGAACCCTATTTTTCCTCACTCAAAACATTTCTTTTGGTATGGTCAACAGTTATTTGACTGCAAAGTACATTTAGTGTATCTAAAAGCACTGTTTTTGCCATCCAGCTGAAACCTGGGGCTCTGTACTTGGCCAATAGATCTTTTTCCAAAACAGTGATGAACACTGAATTTGAGAATCACAAACTGGTCACTgatttctttattaataaatgataaaatcatTCTTAGTTAGAAGGGTTGTATTGTCCCTTCTATTAACTGGAAGTATAAATTTCCCTTTTCTCACTAAGGCCGCAGTAGTACCAGCTTGAGTCTGTCCAGCACCAGGTGTAGTCATAGCCATGGGCGCCACACCAGTGATCAGATTAGTACAGCTCGTTCTTATACATGACGACATTTGCTGGGGAGCAGTAGTCACACCCTTTACCTATGTTGCACCAGTAGTATGACTTTGACTTTTTGGAACACTCCCTTTTTAGTGTTGCGCCCATAGCTGCTTGACTAAGTGCAATGTACTCAGCCTTCGCTGTCGAAAGCGCAACAGTTGACTGTTTCTTGCTGTGCCAGCTCACTGCTCCTCCGCCCAGTAAGAACACATTGGCAGTTGTCGAACGACGATTGTCCTGGTCACCAGCCCAGTCAGCATCTGAGTATCCGATCAAAGTTTCAGAATCTGACCACTCATACTTGAGAGCAAGATTCAGGTTAGCCTTCAAGAACCGTATAATTCTCTTCACAGCAGTCAGATAAGCAGCACTTGAAATAGCGTTGAACTTTGATACAACACTCACTGCTTGTGCTATGTCAGGTCGTGTGGCCATTGCAGCATACAGTAGGCTTCCTACCATGGACTGATAAGTACTTGAGTTCACAGGTTTGCTTACACCATCATTCTTTTTTAGCTTCACATTTGCATCACTTGGAGTTGCATCAGGACTGGCATCATGCATGCCATATTTTTGAAGAATGGCTTCAATGTAATGTTTCtgatgaagaaacacacagTTTTTCTCCTTGTCTTGGATGACTGAGAAACCCAAGATATAGGACAGCACTCCCATGTCCTACATCTTGTAGTGCTTCTTTAGAGCAAGTTTCAGCTCTTCCATACTTTCCATCGTCTCCATGGTCAGGATCAGATCAGCAACATATACAGCCAATATCTCCAGCTCCTGTTGAaagctcacaaacacacatgggtCCGATGTACTTTGTTTGAAACCAATGTTCTTCATGAACTTCAGCAGTGAGGGGACTGCTTCAGCCTGTATATTGACTTTTTCAGTTTGCATACCAAATGTTCCTTCCCTGGTTTGACAAATCCCTCTGGTTGCTCCATGTAGATTTCCTTGTCCAGGTGTCCATTTAGAAATGCAGTTACTACATCCATCTGATACACACGTTGATTATTCCGGACAGCGAAGGATAACAACATATGAATTAAGCTAAATCTTATCACAGGTGAAAAAGTTTCATTGTAGTCAGCACCATACTTCTGTGAGTATCCCATAGTGATGAGTCTGCACTTGTATCTCTCCACTCGCCCATCACTACGATGCTTGACTTTGAACACCCATCTTGACCCTATGGCCTTCCGAGCCTTTGGTAGTTCAACTAAATCCCACGTCTCATTTTCCAGGAGCGACTCATATTCCGCCTCCTGCCATTCCTTTGCATTGGGACTCATCAGTGCCTCCTGTGTGCCTGGTTATGCAACATGACAAACACTAGCATAATTATCCTCAGTCACTATGTCAGCAAACTCATCATATCCATACCTCTTGGGTGGTTTTCTGATTCTGCCTCCGTCTTTAGCAGTTTCAATGAAAGTAACATGAACTGATGTTTTCTCATCAGTCTTCATTATACCTTTGTTCTCTGAGCAAGAAATGTCCACTTCTTGTTTCAAGTCAAAGTCTGACTCATTGAAGATCACATCCCGACGCATTAGtatccttcttttttcttcaacCGGTAGCCCTTTGCATTATTGGCATATCCCACGAAACGAAGCTCCACAACCTTCTTGTCcagttttcttctttctgcatcTGGAACATGTGCATAAGCTACACAACCAAACACTTTGATGTGACTCACATTTGGCTGTTTGTTGCATCATTTCCGGTAGGGCATCTCTTGCTTCAGAATTGATGTAGCCTGTTCTGTATGTAAACTGCTGTCACTACAGCTTCCGCCCCGTGCATCTTTGGCAATTTAGCATGAAAGAGCAAGTCCTTCTTGCTTCAAATAATGccctattctttctttctgcaacaCAATtttgctgaggtgtgtgtggtacagTTGTCTCATGATGGATACCTTGAACCTTCAAGTATTCTTGAAATTCTTTAGATGTGTATTCCCCACCATTGTCCATTCTTAGTCTTGTCATTTTCTGTCCACATTCACTGGAGAATGTTTTCTCAAACTCCTTGAATTTGCAAAGAACTTCACTCTTCTGCTTTATAAAGTATACCTTGCAACATCTAGAATAGTCACTGATAAAAGTCACAAAATACTTGGACCCACCTATAGATTCAGTCTGCATGGGACCACAGACGTCACGATGGAGCAACTGCAGTTTGCGTTTGGAACGGATTTCTCCCACTGGCTTATGAGGCTTTCTAGACAACTTGCCTCCCACGCAGGCTTCACAGAAGTGAACTTTTTTCTCTGCAGGAAGGTCCACTCCACTCACCAGATTTTTAAGTTCCTTCAATTTGGTGGTGTGTCCCAGTCGCTGATGCCAAAAGCTGGCTGTTACTAAAGCACTTGATGCACAGTGACAATCAGGTGAACTTCCCTCAATATCCAGCTGATACAACCCATCAGATCTTTGTGTTCCCATTCCTTGGAGATCTCCATCTTTACTACGGATGTAGCAGCGAGACTTGTTGAATTGCACTGTATTTCCACTTCTGACAGCAGCTCCCACTGAGAAGAGATTCCCAGATAACTTGGCAACATACAGGACATCAAGACATTTTTTACATCACTGACCTTGAATGTCATTCTCAGTTTAACATTACTAAATCCTAGGGCATCAACCACTCTGCCATCACCGAGCTTCACAGACTGTGGTTTTGGAAATTGCAGGTAGTTTTGGAGGATTTTTTCCATGACGTCATGTGCTTTGAGACTCCAGAATCGATCAACCACTCTTTTTGTTGCATCATTTTATCCTGGTTTGCCTCTTTAATGATAACCCTTGTAACATCTCCATGAGCTGGCTCTGTCTGCTTTCACTGCCTTTAGAGTTGGACTAAATATCACTGCGAACTTGCGTTGACATCGCTGATGCGGCGCCAGACACAGCACCACCAGACATACCACTGCCATAGTTAACAGCAGACACTCGCTTTTGTTCCTCATTTATTAATGCTTGCTGAACAAATTGCAGTGTTGAATTGTCCAATTTAGTTTCCAGTGCAGTGATTTGATCCTCTTCTTCAATTACAGCACCTCTTTGCTCCTAGCTGGTCAGTTAgttctttcatttgtttcaaATGTTCTCCTTACTTCATTTCACATCTGaggtatttttttcttcagaaacaAGTTGTTTGCAAAAGTGTCTCtcttaaaatgtcctttcaGCATGCCCCATGCTTCTTTAGAGGTCTTACTGCTTGTTATCAAATACAATTGGGGTGTACTCACATTCAGCACCAACACAGAAAACGACTTTTCTTTCCGTTTTTCGAATTCTGCTCTTGTCTATGTGGTTCATTTTCTCAGGTTTCTACCCTTCCCAATTGACCATATACTAGAGCCGGACTTTTCTCTGGTGGGAGTCCAGGATGTCATGGACCATGTAGGCAGGTGGCCCACAAGGGATGTGGTGGGCTGGCCCCAGTGTTTTTGGTGTCAGGGATGGGGGGGTTGTGGGCTAGCTTGAAGATGGAGACATGGAAGGTGGGCAAGATACAGTAGTTGTGGGGGACTTTACATGACTAGGTTGACTTGGAATATAACTTAAAAGGCTATGTAGTTGGGGTTGAACTTACGGGATGACAACTTACATTTTAGGTTCCTGGTAGAAAGCCAGACCATGGCTGTCTCTACTGCTGTTGGAACCCCTTCAGGAGCACCTGTCTGCAGTTTATAGCTGGTCTAGGATGCCTAGGATGATGATATGTCCATCTGGAGGTCCAGGGCTATAGTGATATGTGACCAGGGGCATTGTGGTGTAGAGAGACCTTGAAGGAGCCAGCAGGGTGTCTTGGACTGTGCATATATGTTGCAGGCCAGAATGTAGTTCCTGACATCATGGGGCAGCATGGGCCAGCAGAAAGTCTTCTACACATGCATCAAAGCTTGCAACGAGAAGTAATCAGTGGTGCTGGGAATGCAGGAGGTTGTTTAGCCAGATAGTCATAGTGATGTACTGGGACAGGGTAAGGCTCATGTCCTTGAGATGGTCTCTCAGGGTTGAGGCCCTCCTGGAACACAGCACATAGTACATTAGATGTAAACATCTAGAAACATCTTTTCCATTTAGGGTAGTCGAATACATCCTGCATAAGCTAGGAAAAATAGCTTGCTGACTTGCATGTCTGCATATTGCTGTCCCAAATGTAGGAGGCCCTGTCCAGATCTCTTCCTCTGAGAAGGGACATGATCACAGCACATTTGGTTGATTCCCCACAATAGACTTTGTGTTGAAgcacaaaataaatctttttttaaatttgtagaGGAATCCTCTGCAGCAATCCATGGTTCTGTCAAACTTATCCAGCAGGGCCTATTTTGCAGGCCTCCCTCCATGGTGGTGGCAGCCCAGGCCTTGGTGTATGGCAATAAAGGTTGTTGCTCCTGGTAGGCTTCCAGGAGTTCACCCTGCTTGGCCATGAGCACCTGTAGTTTCACTATCTCCAGTGGATTCACGGTTGGTGAAGTATTCTGTAAGAAACCCCTTGAAGCAGTGTTGAATCCATTTGAagagagagttttatttaaaagaataatTGAAAAGGCACACAATCCAAGGCAATTGAATCGAGGAaattaaaaccaaaacacaaatccaaaaGAGCAAATAAAAATCACGGTGTAACAAGGCAGAGTCGACACTCAGGGATGATTGTAACAATACCAGAGATCAACTTGGTACTAATACAGACTAAGAGTACATTGTTCTTGATTGGTTAGTGTGGTTAAGAAAAGACAAAATTTCCATTTTTTAGAGCAGATGGAAGCAAGGTTTCTTCCAGGACATCCTTGTTCGTTGCTTGATTCTTGCACTCTTCACATAGATGAATGTGCTCGATTCCAACCTTGCTGAAGTACTTCCAGATCATCAACAATCCTCCACCAAATTTAACAGTGGGTTTGAAACACTAGCTTGTAGCTCTCTGTTTGCTGGGCAAAGCTGAAAAATAGACCTATAAGAGAAAATTACCTTTCTCTAGTTCTCTACGGTCAAGTCCTTATATTTTGCAAACCTCAGCCTGGCTCTTCTTTGCTCCTCATCGTTAAAGCTGTGCATCTAGGAGCCTGTTTCAACCTGTGCTTACTGTGCACTTCACCCAAGCTGCCGTTTTCCATTGTTTTTGTAGGTTACTTAGGTGACATTCGAATGAGTTGGCGGTAATCCCGGTCAGTGGAGAGTCATTTTTGCCCATTGCTTGTCTTTAGCTTTGCTGTCTTGACCTTGTTCTTATGAACATTTACTGAACATTTTAAGAATGAAAGCAACCTGACACTGCGTGTAAAGAATTGAACCCTACTTTTCCTTACTCAATACATTTCTTTTCATCTCTTTTGGTATGGTCAACCGTTATTTGACTCCAAGTACTTTTGAGGTACCTAATAGCACTGTTTTTGCCATCCTGCTGGTCCTGTTGGAGTATAGTGATGACAACAGCAagggtttttattattttcctcatTAAATAAGATTTGGTTCAGATCTAATCAGTATTTTGTTAAGGAAAATGGGATGTGCTTGTGTTGGAATTCAACAGACACTGGAATTCAAACCAACAGCACAGTCGGTTTGACCTACTGAATGGTGATTGAAAAATAAGACTGAATTCAACCCAAATTGACTAAACAGTGAATGGGATCTGGCAGGTGTTGCTTTCAAAGTAATCCTGCTTTAAAAGGATCTCTGATGCCAGAAACTTACATACATTCTTATAAAATGAAGCACCTTGGGGTTTTATATAGAAGCAAAAAAAACTGAGAACCAAAAACTGtaactgatttcttttttaataaactatGAAATCATTCTTAGCTAGAAAGGTTGTATCGTCTGTTATATTAACTGGAAGTATAAGGTTCTCAGTCGATAGCAAATTATGTCAAAATGGTGCAAAATTAAATCCTAAAATGTGGgcaaattttaaaaacatttgtaagACAATTTTTCCACCGGTGTGTCCACAGTTGTCTTGAATATTCCTGCCTCTTTCCTGCTATAGAAGCAAAGCTGTGTTCAAAATTccacattttgttttttgttgttatgatgttatTGATATTTGAACAGTAGGAATATTCAGAAGTCAACCTGAATGTGAGatgtaataaacatgtaatataCAGACATACTGTGTATAAAGTAGCATGTGTCCTCTTTAGATCATCGTACAGATcttaataatgtattatttgtaaTGCTGTGCAAGAAACATGAATCAcctaaatatctaaataacaATCTTCTTAAATGCTTTTAAtctaaatctgatttttttatttgtgaaagACCAAATATGTGTAATTAAAATACTGTAACTAAAGATTgtaactaaaatacacaccttttTATTTTGGGTGAAAATAACCTAAAAtgcttacattaaaaaaaaaaaaacaaacatgggaGAGAAGGTTATGCTTTGTGGggtgtttttggtttgtttgttttgcatcaTAACTTCaagatgggggaaaaaacatgggATTTGTTCATAGCTGCACAAATGTAACAGTTTATCTCCTAAACAAATGTTCCATCCCATGACCCTGCTGTTGATTATTGTCTTCTAATAGAGTGTTGGATTCTCTAGAGCAAATGAGAAAATTtaacaaaagtggtccaaaaaaTTTCTAGGAAAAGGTAGTGATTAGCATTGTGGGAATGATGAATGACTGatgctgtatgtatgtgtgtatatatatatatatatatatatatatatatatatatatatatatatatatatatatatatatatatatatacatttatatatatttcactgAAGAGTGAAAAGTGCAGACaacaaaaaagatttttattcatAGATAATCATTCGGTACATTTCTCTGTTGCTTAAAGCTAATTGTTCGTCTTTGATTAAATGGAATCTGTGTACTGATCATCACCTCTTTCTCAGTGATGTGGATCTAGGTATCATTAAACAGGATCTACATATTTCTACAGTCAAATCTAAAGTAAATCAAATCTGTTTAAAAGTAATAGCCTGCTGTGGTTCTGTAGCTTCAAGCAGCTAGCAGAAATGTTAATTTGTTGTATCTCGAAACAGTGAATCGACTTTTTATTGGTAAGTATTTTACTTATCAGTAAGTATGTTGCGAATCCCCTTTTTATCAGTAAGGCCGCAGTAGTCCCAGCCTGAGGCTGTATAGCACCAGGTGTAGTCACGGCCATGGGTTCCACACGAGTGAAGGGGATTGCACAACTCGTACTGGTACGTGAAATCTTTTGCTGGAGAGCAGTAGTCCCACCCTTTATCTGTCTGGCACCAGTAATATGACTTTGACTCTGTGGAACACTCGTCGTTGCACTTTCTCTGATAAGTCGAACTTATATGCCACAATGTTCTGGGCGCCCATTTTCCACAGAAATTTTTCTCCCCAGCATTGTTATAGCACCAGTAGTGATCTTCACCATGTAGGTCACAGGGATGGTCATCTCTACACTTGTTGCCTTTATAATCGGTGTTCGGCTTTGGTGAGCAGTAATCCGAGCCCTTTTTATTTATGCACATATGGAAGCCAAGGGATTCGATCAGGACGCAATTAAGGGAGCACAGCACCTTTTCAACGGCTGTGTATTGGCTTAAAGTGTCCTCTTCCTGTGTCCAGCAGAGTTGGCCAAGGAAAATGACTGACATGAGGATCAGGGTGATTTTTTGCCCTTCGCCCATTTTGGTGTTTTACTGCAAAGACACATCATACGTTCTGATGTTtcagtaaatattaaaataataaataacatctCATCATATCAAATAATACATGAAT
This portion of the Hemibagrus wyckioides isolate EC202008001 linkage group LG29, SWU_Hwy_1.0, whole genome shotgun sequence genome encodes:
- the LOC131348861 gene encoding uncharacterized protein LOC131348861; translated protein: MGVLSYILGFSVIQDKEKNCVFLHQKHYIEAILQKYGMHDASPDATPSDANVKLKKNDGVSKPVNSSTYQSMVGSLLYAAMATRPDIAQAVSVVSKFNAISSAAYLTAVKRIIRFLKANLNLALKYEWSDSETLIGYSDADWAGDQDNRRSTTANVFLLGGGAVSWHSKKQSTVALSTAKAEYIALSQAAMGATLKRECSKKSKSYYWCNIGKGCDYCSPANVVMYKNELY